The following is a genomic window from Carassius gibelio isolate Cgi1373 ecotype wild population from Czech Republic chromosome B20, carGib1.2-hapl.c, whole genome shotgun sequence.
AGCAGAGTAGTTCCAGTGAACCTTTCATTCTGTCAAAAATAGAAGCAATTGGATTTCAATCATTTTGGCTATAGTTTTTCATATCTGAGCTGGACAGGAGAGTGCTGCAGATGATTTCTTATCCATTAATTTCTTTGAATGTTCAGTGATGGCTGTATTGTCTATTCGACTCCATCCAAATCATCTGCCTTTGTGCCAACATGTGATTTATTACAATGTACAATCATGTGGTTACTGAAATCCTGGTTAAATgtctttaacaataataataaaaaaagaccagATTCATTCATGCACAGCCAAGAAAACATGAAAATGCAATCAATCCATCTTCAAAATGAACAGAACTGGAAAAATGGTGGATTAATCAAATGTGCCAACCGGCAAGCATATTATTTTCCCCTCCCAAATCCAAAAGAAAACTATGCGCATTTATAATGGGATAACTCAAAGCCTCTACAGTTTTTTCCCCCTCCATTATGGCCAATGTTGTCAGTAGAAACCAAAAATAATGAGTGTTATCCCAGAGAAGTAAATGCACTGGCAAGTATGCTAAGGCCAAGGGAGAATGGTGTACGTTTCTAGCAAGCATGGATACTTGCATCATAGTCTTCATAAGAGAACTACCGAATACTCTCTTTGGCTGGCATGTAACAGAATAGTGCAGTCTGCTTTGGTTTGACCACACACATGCGCTATTTAGTCCTCATGCCCAGTCCAATTATAGGTGGGGTGTAAAGATCCCCTTAAAGTCAGTGTCCTGCATGCCGCACGATATTCTATTTGGATTCCTCTCTGCTTCAGTAAAGGTTCTTCACCATATATGGCCCTTCCAGTTCATAACCCATTTTTCTGTAGTAATTCCTTGTTCCAACacctgaaccaaaaaaaaaacaaaatatgaacaatgacaaaaaaattcagatttacagtagaaaatatatatattttttttcaataattcgTGCTCTAATGGAGGCACCCTGGGGCATTGTCATTTGGacaaaaaacatgcaaatttgagaaaatgaccaaaaaaaaaattaatcaaaagttcAACATTATAAGAtatgtttttgagcaccaaatcatcgtattagaatcatttctgaagaatcatgtgacactgaagactaagaACATCTGCTAAGAGTATAGCTTTGTACGGTGCCCCTAAGGTGACTTGGTCGGTTTATTTAGTTTTGccatggccacgacataataactcgtgggaacgtgataatatgttgtAGTCACAAGATATTAATTAATGGGAACATCATTTTAACTTGTGGGAACATCATATTAtgacatccttatgtcgtggcctcgagatgttatgttgagggaacgacatccatttctcgtggccacaagtttaatgcgtaaacaaacctgtgtgaccatagcaacctgggattatcagagatgtattcattaatattcaattttgaattacaaaattattatattatagaaaatatttaattattaaattattatattaaccgtATGCCTTGGCTACTGGACTTTATTACGTGTGACAatcagcattcaaatgaagtttatcatgaataaatgttacataaagtgcataatataagAAAATTTTTTATCCACCCTACAGTTTTGTCCATTAACTGATCGTCTTTTCCGTAATATTATtgtatactattattattgttattatataattcttattggttttattttttggagtttataatccttttttcttttttagtttattGCTTCATTTCGATCTCTATACTTGATGTTCTGAATACTCTTGTAAATAATAACCTACTGTAAATTCTCGAAATGCGAATCAAGCTTTGATTATGCGGACTGCAATTTTTgctggaatgcattttaaaatgtaacatttcattttattttggctaATTAATAGACCACAATTATAAATACAATAGTGTTTTGTTGAGGAATTAATCATTCGCATGGTTTCATTtgtaaattaaatcaaaacaCTCATTTATCATCACATCACGTCATAACTTTATTGGCATAATTGTCAGATAAGTGATAAATGAGgctgttgtgttttcatttacaaattaaactATGTTTTGTGCCAGGGCTATAAGCAAGTTTCTGATGTGGCTATAGCTTAAGTCAAGCACCGCCCTAGCGCCGCCACTGGCAcgtaataatataatacaatacaataatttaataataaaatattttctataataaataatataatattttcttaattcaaaataaaatattgattaatacatctctgataatcccgggttgctatggtcacgcaggtttgtttatgcattaaactcgcggccacgagaaatggatgtcgttccctcaacataacatcAAGGCCACAAaataaggatgtcgttacctcgacaaaattatcttgtggccacgacataatatgacgttcccacgagttaatatgaagttcccacaaattaatatctcgtggccacgacatattatcacgttcccacgagttattatgttgaggccacgacaaaactaaatAAACCCACCATGTCCTCTCCTAGGCACCGTAGCTATGCCATCACAGGAAATAATATGAATacagattttcatttattttccaatTGTTGTTATCTCCATCCAGCAGCTGATTTGGGGAGTTGCAtgtcaagattttttatttattcttttctaGCGAGGGGAAGAGAAGAACCAACAAAATGAATGTGCCATTGCGTTAACGCTGAGAATATTTTTGATACCTGAGATAACAGCCAATTTGCTTGAGCCGTGCTCATCCCTGGCTATCCTCTCGGCCTCCTCCATCAACATCATCCCAAAACCCTACAAATGCACACAAGGAGAAAAAGAACATTAGAATCTGCGGTCAGTGAGGCTATGTCAAATAGATGACAAGACAAAAgcctttaataaaaatgtaatattagaaTGTACACATTTATCTCCATTAATTTTGAATTTAACAATTATTAATGACAAATCATGTGTTTGTCATTTTTCCAAGTGACAGTAAAGTTACTTTGCCTTGTTTTACTGGCAGAAATAAGGTGTCTACCTGATGCTGAAACTTGCTGGGGTCTCGGCTGCTGACAGGGACCACGCTTCCGTAGACATGCAGCTCCCGAACAATGGAAACGCCACCCTTCAACTCGGGCCGGAAGGACTGTGGTGAGCAGCGACGAAGACGCAGGAGACCAATTAAAATGTCCTGCTCGGGGTCCTCATAAGACAGGAAGGTCTCCCAGCCCCCATTAGCCACATAGTCTCTACGGATCAGCTCGACCTAAGAGAAGCACAGAAATGATTTTCAATCGCTAACTCTACACACTTTAACAACACGTTTCTGCTAATTGGTTACACAGAACATGAAATACCTGATATGGTCGAACTTTGTGATGAATCTCTTGTATGCCCACTTCTCTGGTTCGTACATCTCTACACTGTAGGTATCAACAGCAGCTTGTACTTAATGGCCTTGAATTCATACATCAAACAAACTAAAAGATTGATAATTAAGGTTACCTCAGTGCCCATGTCTTTCATTCTGGCCAATGCCAGCTCTCTCAGATTCCCATGTTCCACCCCAGAGCTCACCAATGGCATTGGGATATCCCTGAAAGAGGCCAGAGATCATCAGCCTAGCAAAACTAAATGCTGGTCACATTAGAATGAATATAAGGCAACAGGTAAAGCTTCTTTTTTGGGTAAATAATTAGTTAGGGATGcataatagtgttcctgtagctcaactggtagagcactgccttagcaagcaagcaagcgcaaggttgggggttcgattccccgggaacacatgatatgtaaaaattgataacctgaatacactaagtcgctttggataaaagcgtctgctaaatgtagactctaaatttaatttaaatttaatgataCATTGACACCACATTGGTTATTCATATAAGTATTCATCTCAATtgattcatataattaatttttttaatttactagtATCATTTGATATCGGatatttaattgttaatgcactttttttacattcaatttaaaagttaatgtttcgaaacagcaatttttttttttttttttttacaaataaatgtaatctttaataaataataaatgtaatatctgACATATCTCATAATAcatcagttttttacactgtaCTTTATAATGTTTTGATGCATAGACTCCCTTATTTTACTtagtttttagtattttatttaaaattcattatCATACAAAATAGCAAAGATTTAAATTTCAGCCACAACAtgaaaatcattcaaaataagcTTTTCCTCCATGTTTGTGAGGTCAGTTTATTTGTTTAGATACTGCCTTACCTCTGTACACGATACACACGAGTCCATGGTGGGACTAGAGCTAGAATTCGCGCTACCAGATCCACTAAGGCACTGGGAGAGTAGCTTTTATAGCGGCCCGTTTTCCACAGCTCGTACAATCCAGTGCCTCGAATCACCAGTGTAGGGTAAAGTTTGAGCCCATCTGGTCTGAATGCAGGATTCTCAAAAAACTCCTGGTGACAGAGACAAGAGTTTTAGCAGAGAAGTGCAAACATGAGATGGTAATGAGTACGAGTTTGttatttcaacactgataaaaacattaaaatcatattcaatttaatttgttggggtaatttgttttttataaaatatttcattgacattttaaaaactttgaaaaactaaaatatctATGATATATAGGCATAAGATCAGCCATAAGTCACTGTTCTCTCAAATTTTGTGGATTTGCCATTGAAAAACCATTGACCACTCATAATAAAGACTTCACTTACGGTATTATAACTTTTGAAAATATAACataacaaatgtatattttattaatatgtttagCAGTTATCTTTTTCCAAACTGTTGTTACTAAAGAAGTCTTAAACTGAATAAAAAGCTGTAGGCATGAGTTCTTTAGACAATTCTAAGCAGAAAATAAGCATATTCATCTTATATTGAATGCTGATAAGCTTTGTACTAACTTTGTACTTGGAAAGCAATATCATTCACGTTCAAGAATTGAGTTAAACTGCTACCTAAAGTCCCATGACCTTTATCACTGAACTTGCTTACGTCTTCTACTTAACACATTATTGTGAGGGAATCTGTTTTACCCTTGTCACTTTGAAAAGCTCAGGGGTCACGCAGCGCACTCAGAAACGTAACCATTACAATCAAAGAGACAACGTCAGTGGTCATTAAATCGGTACTGTCCTGCTTCCTGACACACAAGTGAATCATCGAACTGGACACTGGTGCGTTTAAACTAAACTCTAaatagcacaaacaaacaaaaatagttgCCTTTAACAGACAAATTGAAATGACGGATTATTTGAGTCACGACTAGTTATGCGCTTTGAGCTTCTCCTTACTCCAAGAGTCAAATGAAGTCTTTGTGTGATATATTTACGCTGAGTGTTATTTTGTATGTAGGGAGGGGAGCCTGCAAACAGTCTGATAAGTGTGCAGTGAGAGTCGGACGAGTCAGTAATGGGATTCCATTATCACTGAGCCACGCTCCTTTCCACCGCACACTCATCCTGAGATAGCGGCGACAGGTTCCCGTCTCAAAGTGGGGGAGGCGTGACGGAGAGCGAGAGAGTAAATGCCGAAGAGGGAGGGAAAGAGGAGAGCACAAGCATCACAGAAAGCAGGTTAGGTGAGATAAACCGGCCGAGCGCTGCTGGTGGGTGACACAGGTGAGGTTGTGTGGGCACACGGCGGCGGAGGAGGAGAGCTGATAGCGGTGGGGTCAGAGACCACCTTCCACAGCCATTAATCTCCCTCTGTCCTGCTCTGACATACTGTCTTCTAATGGCTCTCTATCACAGAGATATCACAACAGGTATGTGAGAGACAAattaatatacactcaaacataTGTGTGAAAAGGATTCCAATAACGCGCGGATGGAATTAATAGGCGGAATGGTAAAGCAATGAGCCGATCATCGTCAAAACCATGCTTTGAGTAGGTGCTTATTACTGTAATTAAAAAAGCAACAGCATTGTCAGGAATATGAAGTGGAAAACAAAATGGCAGGCACTTTGTTCTGATGAACACACTGAATATTATATTGCAAGTGAGTTTGCTAGGATGTGGTTGTTCGGACTCAAATCTACAGATAGAAAAGAAGAGGTGCATTGCCTTGTGCTCAACTGCAGAGagtaaaaaatgcaaataacactaatttaataacattattaaatataatctttagcaaatatcaacatgaaagtaattttttatactgtacattataaaggGATGCTTAAATCatttgagtttaatttttttttaattattattatttagacaaAATTGAATTGGTTAATGACTATAACATGAAAATAACTGATTGTGCTTAGATATCAGTCATTTTCACTTAACAGTCATAACATGGTGATTAATCATTTTATCTGTGTTAGAATAATCTTGGAAATGTATCATTTAACCaccataacataataataattaatcatctTATCATTATTAGCCAGAGTTTTAATATTGGTAATTTAATGATTAATGtccaatgttaaaataattaactgtGTTAGGCAAAATTTTAATATCAGTCATTTATCATTTAACAGCCATAACATTTTATCTGTGTTAGAATAATAtcagaaatgtattaatttaaccACCATAACATGATAATAATTAATCATCTTATCAGTATTAGCCAgatttttaatttctgtaatttaacGATTAACctccaacataaaaataactaacCGCCTTATCAGCATCAGGCAGAATTTTAATAGTGGTAACTATTCGATTATTGGCCATACCATGATTTGTAATATCGGCCATTTATCGGTTAACGACCATAGCATTATAACAATTAACTGTATTACCGGTATCAGCAAGAACTAAAATATTGGTGCATTCCTATCCTaaagccacataaaaaaaatatgtcaataaaataattgttgagCACAATCCTTGACCCTTTATTGGcaattttcctgaaaaaaaaaaaagtttttcacgaTTAGGAAAACTGGTAAAAGAATCACactggttacattttatttcatcagAATTCGTGCCtcgaaatgctgttttttttggtacaaGAAACACTGGCTAACATTAAAAAGGTGcccaaaaaaaatcacaaaagtgtaaaaaagggaatatatttaaatgcacgGTTTGTACCTTTAGCTTCTAATTGcaatattacaattacaaattgTACAAATAAAGAGTAAAAAGGTATTGCTGTCTAAATATTTTGGAGCTGGCTGTTGATGGCAGCAGTGTGGAGGCAGTAAGAGCCTCCCAGGGGGAAATGAGGTAGGTGTAATGTGGGCTTGGTACAACAATGTAAAAATCTAAGCAAAGACTTCCGAGACTCTAGAGACTGGATGATTGCGATAAAAAGTTAATGGTTCTCTTTTACAGTTAAGTGGCATTTATGTGACTgttaatgcaaaatattatttatataattgcaCTCAGTTAATCATGATGTTTCTTATGCAACATTAACGTCATTCACTTCATTCTAGGCTCTTCTGTTCTCCTAATGGGAAATAATCACCCCCTTTAAAAATCGCTAAACTCCCAAGATCGTACACTGACAGTGCTCGCTTTAGACATCAAAGAAACCTGTTGGCACCTGGATTGCTCCCGGTTGGTGTTTAATACAGTCTTTCAGAGAGAAGCACTTTGAATGGGTTCCAGAGCACAGTCACTGATTGGATCTCCATGCTTCGGTAATGAAACCCACCATAATGAATGCTCTATTCACTTCACATAATGAAGCCCCTGATAATGCTAACCAATGCGTCACAGCTGGACATTGACAGAGGCCATAAAAGAGCAGCCTGCCATGACACATCACTCCCcacttcatttacatttaccCATCATTCCTGCTATATAACAATTAGCTACTGCACCCGATAAAAGTGGATTTCTCCTCAGGATAGAAATGTTCGTCTTTTTCTGTAGTGTACATACATCTCATATGTACAACCAATTTCGTCTCTCCCCATTGTAACCTAGGGCTGTGTGTGATATGGGAAACTATTTCATTTTGctatttattgtttattcaaaCTTTTCTAAAGGATGGATATTTGATTTCTCATTTCTTGTCCTAATACTTCTGCGAAGCCTGCTCGATGACGACTGTGGCTCAGTAGTTTCTGATACTTTGAGTGTCAAAGTAAATAGAGCACCCGAAAGTAATATGGAAATTTTGGATTTCACAGAAATGTTGATTAATTGAAGTCCTTTAGCTgatgaaaatgacattttgaaaacCACCTGCGTAACCTGTGAGGTACACCGAGATAAACCTTTGCATTTAAATAACCCTCTGCCATTGACTCTCAGCTCctcagttcattaacattaaaagAACTTACAGAATAAACAGTTGTACGTTTGAGAACCTTAAATTACAAAGCACTACTTCCCATAATCCTCTTGAAGCTTATGCATGAGGCTTATTTGAAGTAATCCAAAAATGATTATTCAGTTAGCACTTTTGGAAGTGTTTTagaatgaaaattgtgtcattacttCCTCATCTGCATTACTATCGTTATTATAGCAAACACCAAAGGAAACATTTGGCAGAAATTTAAACAATAtctttccaaaaaaaacaacaacactctcCACTGAAAATCTCATCTGTGTATGTACAAATTTTCCATGGtcaatgcacacacaaacacacacaaaaaaacagtgATGCTTGACATCAAACCTGCTGTGACGTGTCTCTTTGCGccattttaaaatacacactaccattaaaaaaaaagtttggggttggaagattttttttttttaagaaatcttttACCCTCTCCAATGCTGCATTTTTTGGaccacaaatacagtaaaaactataatatttagTTGCCTAAATAactgttacatgatccttcaaaaagctgatatgctgatttgggcaaaaagaaacatttgttattatcaatgttgaaaactgttgtgctgcttaatattattatttatacttttttcagggttctttgatgaggagaaaaatagattttttctgtaacatcataaatatctttattatcacttttgattaatttaaaggtGGCATATCATGAAAATCAAATTTTCTAGGGTTAAAGTACTATAATCAGGTCCCCGGTGCATCTATCAACCAAGGGAACGGTGCTTTATAGTTTAAAACCCATGATTTCAGCACAATAAACATGATAATCAATCAAaacagatgtttgtttgttttttaagggggtggggagcagcagctcatttgcattaaaagagacatgcacaaaaaactatgtttttctgcttccactcaaaataggcattttcttCTGAAACTTCAGAGACACATTCTGGAGACACCGGAGAGATATATTGCATGTTGTAAAAAGGGACATAATATGTCttctatacaataataataataataaaaagtcataCTAACTCTACGTTGGAAGTGTGGAAGTGCTAATGGAAGTGTTTTGAATGTAAGACTTTCTACTTTAGTAGTGTTTCTAAACACCCctcaaaagaaagtcatacaattttagaacaacatgaaggAAAAGGTTGTAAGAGGACAAAATGTTCATTCTTATGTGAACTATTGACGTATTGTACATCAAACAATTTTGACTAGTTAAAGAGTAATATTACCAAAATATAAAATGACTCCATGATTGCACTCATTTTCACATTGTGTTAGGTGTTAGGTGAATGTAGTAGAATTGCACTGATCCATGAAGTACTTACTATAAACTGCTCGACATCTCTTTCCATACCGACATTGGGTAAGTCTGGCATCATGTGGGCTACAACTTTAAAACCAGCATCCTTAGACAGGTGGAAAGATTCACACACAGCCCGAACGGTATGTCCTCTGGAAAAAGTTAGGAAGTTCCAGAAGTACATTTAGTTCATAGTACACAAGTTCAATATAACCATGCCCAAGATACATGCAGTTACTAAAGAAATATCATCCTTAGTTTTGTAAGCCAAAATATAAATGACCAAAACCAGCTTTAAATGGTCATATGgctgtatattttaattaatcatgtTTTTAGCAAGGTCATTTAAATTCAGCACAGCACTTCAAGTAAACTGAAATTACTAACGTGAGCTAAAATCGACTCACTGAAAGTCTTAACACTGATGTTACACTAATAGTATCCCTGGATCAACTTTATCCAATACTAAACACTCATCTTCTAGTCTGTGGCATGTCTgatattttaaatgcaacaaaCTCTGACCTGTTGGTATCACGAGCCACATCCTCATAAACACTCTGCACGCCGATCTCTAGTCTGGTGCAACCGTAGGCCAGCATGTCACTCAAGTGTCTCTTCAGACAATAGTCCGGTCTGGTCTCAATCGTGATGCCGACACATTTGGTGTTACTGCGTTCAGAGTATCTGGGGAAAAGAATATCAGCTCAGAAATTCTGATACTATTTTATAGATGCATGtattcattctttaaaaaaaaaaagagaaacattaaattgttcaaaagtgacagtaaagaaattaaaaatgctacaaaagatttcaatttcaaataaatgctgttcttttaaattttcttttcatcaaagaatcctaaagaaaatgtatcatggtttccacaaaaacattaagcaggatctgttttcagcatttataataaaaagaaatgtttcttgtgcactaaacaatttctgaagaatcacgtgacaaagaaaaaaaattgtatgactgatctacaaaatgaacaaaacaaacaaaaacttttttttaaacttctgaATAAAATGGAAAATCTTTCTTTTACGGTTTCTGAAGATGATATGACAACTATTTTACGACTGAACTGGTTTCAATTGGCCAACTGTATTGGTTTGcatcaatttaataataattctgaaatgCATGGTTTTTGGCTTCCTGTCATGCCTGACATTGTTCTGAAGTTTTAATGGACATTTAATAGCCCAAAAACTCTTTCTGTCCATTTAGCTCCTGGTTCTATCCCTAGATTTCAAACAATGTAGTTATGAAACCAACAGAGCATTTCTCATTTGTACTTATTCTCTTTatttctccctccctccctccctccctccctccctccctcacacacacacacacacacacacacatcctctgcTGAGATAAGCAATGGGCCTGAAATCGAACTGTTGTCTCCTCCATCTCTGGCTGATTAGCCGCCGGAACAATTATGGCAATCGTGTCATCTTAACAAACCTGCTGATAAGCTGTGGTGTGCCGACAATCCTGTGGACCTCTGCCtacgtgcgcacacacactctctctctctatctcttatgaagaaaataaataacaaaaaaatcacaGCAATAAACTAGCAGCGCCCTGCAGTGGCAGTCTATCCACATCCTGCTATCATCCCTTTTGCCTTTCATTCTAACTTCAAAACTTTAGCTTTCCTCAGGGAGCTGATGTCATCAGGGTGGTCAGCAGCATTTGAGTCACTACTTGTTCAAATCTGACGCAAAGCCTTTGAGAAAAGACATCAGATCTTATCAAACTTAAAAAGAGatcattttttcagttttagttagttGCACAGAAATCACATACGTCACCCTTATACATATTTAGACAGACATAGACTAATGGTCAAAGTGAAAAGAAGGCTTTTATTTGCTTGGTTAGCCATTAATGTGCAAGATAATTTCGGCTAAACTGTTAAATTACATATTAGGAGATTGACTAATAACACTCTTTATCTTGTCATCATCATTTAAGCAAAGCGCCCAAATGCCACATTCTGTCTTATTGTTCTGTGACTAGCCTGAAAGCAGAGCCAGTGCAGCTGCTCTGATACTGGAAGACTGGTCCAGAAGCCTCTCAATACTGACACACTACCAAATTTGCTCACCAGGAGGTTTTTGGCACTGTGCTTTAACTGATCCAAGGCTtgcatttgttcattttgctTATACCAATTTATATtatccaaaaacaaaaacactggtcCCAAGTCAGAGCTTATTAACTAGTGATTTTCCCTAGACACACATAAGACAGCACAGCTGCTCCATTCCCTATGCTTTTATCTAACACTTGCACTTTAATT
Proteins encoded in this region:
- the LOC127984239 gene encoding elongator complex protein 3; translated protein: MGKPKKKSDLSRAELMMMTIADVIKQLVEAHEQGKDINLNKVKTKTSAKYGLSAQPRLVDIIAAVPPHYRRALVPKLKAKPIRTASGIAVVAVMCKPHRCPHISFTGNICVYCPGGPDSDFEYSTQSYTGYEPTSMRAIRARYDPFLQTRHRVEQLKQLGHSVDKVEFIVMGGTFMALPEDYRDYFIRNLHDALSGHTSNNVTEAVRYSERSNTKCVGITIETRPDYCLKRHLSDMLAYGCTRLEIGVQSVYEDVARDTNRGHTVRAVCESFHLSKDAGFKVVAHMMPDLPNVGMERDVEQFIEFFENPAFRPDGLKLYPTLVIRGTGLYELWKTGRYKSYSPSALVDLVARILALVPPWTRVYRVQRDIPMPLVSSGVEHGNLRELALARMKDMGTECRDVRTREVGIQEIHHKVRPYQVELIRRDYVANGGWETFLSYEDPEQDILIGLLRLRRCSPQSFRPELKGGVSIVRELHVYGSVVPVSSRDPSKFQHQGFGMMLMEEAERIARDEHGSSKLAVISGVGTRNYYRKMGYELEGPYMVKNLY